ATTATTTTGAGTTAAATCTCAGTTTAGTTTTTTCAATCAATTCTTCATAACACAACTTACAAATTTTCATTTGGTACGTTATTTCGTGTCCATTATAGATTCTCTTAACTTTCTCATTATTCCAATCATAAACATAAATTTCTTCAATTACTTTATGAGGTTCTGATTTTTCACCACTATCTAATCGATATATCACCTCGCCATTAATTCTTTCAACAATAAAGAAAGGAATATCATTTTCTAAGAATATGGTCGTTTTTTTATTCCATTTTCTAGACCCATTGCTAATCTCATCATACTCAATTTTGATAATTTTCTTTCCTTTTTTGAAAATCTTGTATTTTTTTTCATCAGCATTATCTCCATTACTAAAGTCAATTCCTCTTATTAGAGAAAGGCTATCAATTATCAATGTTTTTGAATTTTTAATTTTCAGATATTGTTTGTTAATATCCACATCTTTTTTTTGTGAATAAATACTGGAACAACTGATGAACCAGAATAGTATTGATATATTTAGTTTTTTGGTCATAAAGTATTTGCTAATGGAAAAAGTACTGTCGAAGTGTGTGATAAATAAGAACTGGAAGTTCAATTTCAATCAAGCTAAGCAGTTATATTTCGTGTGACTAAATCACAAAAATTTTAAACCCGAATTTTACCAATACCTGCTTATATAAAGGTTTTTTTACAGTTTTATATATGTGAATGAACAACCTTCATCACAAATAATTTCGTATTTGGAAGTTACAGGATTTAGATAAATTTTATTGGGGTTAATTTCATCAAAAAACATTAAATAAAATCGTTCTTTTTTGGCAATATTTATTTTTAATTTATTTCCATTGATTTTATACGTTCCTTTATCTCCATTTTCATTTTGAAGCTTACTTTTACTTTCGAATATTAATGTTTCGCCATTTTTAATTTCATTCGTAAAAATTTTAGCACTTCCATTTTTGCCACTTTCAGCAACTAATTTCCATTTTCCAATTAATGTTTTATTTAAATTGTTTTGTGAATAAGAATTTATAGAAATTATGAAAGCGAGTAGAAATAATATTTTCATTTTTTAAATTTAGTTATTTAAATAATTTGTTCATTTTCAATTCAATAAAGCGGTTTTTTTACAAACTTGTAGCTAACACCCAAATATACATAGTCTGTCGATTTTAAAATATTTATTCAATCACCTGCTCAAAGTCTAATACTTGATATTATACAGTGTAGATAATTCTTAATAAACAATTTCTTAGTTTCTATTTACATTTATAGGAAGAACAATTTTAACGTCTATTGGCTTTCCTTCCTTTTTGGCGGGTGTCCATTTTGGTGAAAGGTTCAACACACGTCTAATTTCTTTTTCTGAAAAATTCCCTGTGGTCTTTACATTTAGAATATTAATATTTCCTTGTGTGTCAATTAAAAACTCGATAACAGCATTACCCGAAACTTCATCAAAGTTGAAATAATTATCTTTAATAAATGGTATAAAATTAGAGTTTCCGTCTTTAAAGACGGGCTTTTCATCAACTAATAGATTGTCTAAATTAAAGTTATTATGTATTGCTTCTTTCTTGGGTTTTATGGTTTGAGTGTTTAAGTATAGAAAGTCAGGGTTATTTTTCAATTCAATAAGTTTGAAATAAGTCCAATTTGTATAATCAAAAATCTTGTCGTTCAATTTATCTGTAATGGATTCAAAAAAAGCATTAAAGAAAATTTCTCTTTCGAGATATGTTTCACTAATTCCATCTAATGTAACACGATTAATATCGTAAATTTTGTCAAGATTAAATTCCCCACTCATTAGTCTAAAATTCCAATCCAAATTATATTCTTTTCTGATTATAGGATTATCACCAAAGGATAATTTTGTAAAATCTGTTGAATAAGTGTCAGGTCGATAAACACTAAGCAATATGTTGTTCAATGTTCTTTTTTCCAACATTATAAGAATATTGTCATTAAAAGTAGCATCATATTTATCGTTATCATTTTTCACTTCCCAAATCCCTATGAATCTTCCTTTTGTATCAAACTCGCCCTTTAAACCGCTCCAATTAACTTCTCCTACTAATATATCGTCTTGAAATTCCAAAGAATAACTCTCAGAAATTCCATTCTCAAGAAATTTGAATATCCAGATTCCATTTTTTAAGTCATTGGTATAATTTCCATAGAACTCAATTTTATAACCGTCATTTTCAAAATGATATTTCCAAGTTCCAACTTTCAAATTTTGAGTATGTTGACCAATTTCTGATTGATTCTTGGCTTTAAAATATTCAAATTTACCTTCCAGTATTATATTATTCTCCTTCCCTTTGTAAAAATTATACTTTGCAGTTCCTTCTTTATAATTTCCTTCAAAGGTTTTTAAGTCCTGAGAAAATAGGGTAACTGAAAATGTTAAAAATAGGATTGTAATAATTTGTTTCATATTTTTCGAAGTGCATTACACAATTAAGGAGACCATTTCGGCACTTGGTGATGGCAGGGCAATTAAAGTATAAATCTTCACTTTTTGGTAAAAGTTCAATCGAAGAACTGCCGTTGAACTTTGCAGTTTTACCCACTATTGCAAAACCGCTCTGGCAATTACTCTTTAATCTATTTTTTTATCTATTCATAAAAGTATGATAAAATTCTCCGTCATCAAGATTTTGAATTTTATTTAATAGCAAAATCAAATTATCCTGAATTTTTGGTTCTATTTGATTTTCTATAATCATTTTTTTTGTTTGTTCAAATTTAGCGCTTCTAAATTTAACATCAATTACTGATTGGAATGCCTTAGTTCTAACTTGGTCTCCAATCAGAAACATTAATTCATTTTCCCAATCTTCTTGAGTTTTTTCAGAAAACTGACCACTATATCTTTCAAAAGTCATAGAAAAATTTCCGTTCCAATCTCCCCAATCTGGTGATTCATCCATATTACCAACAAAAAAATCAAGTTCGTTTATTTCATCTACAATAACTGTTTCGGTATTTAAATTATATTTTTTGATAAGGTCAATGCTTTTAGCTACCTCATTCCCAAATATGTTCAACTCATAAATATCATTTTCTAAATCAAAATATTGGTGGTTGCTGAATTTTAGAACAATCAAATTATCGTCAATTTTTTTTGACATCAGTTAATATTGGATATTTATTTACGATTTTAAGATTTTCCATTTTGCAGTTCGTTTTATAATTGCACTAACTATCAAATATACATAATAGTACGATTGGAATGGCTAATGATGAAATTTTACCCGACTACGAAAATTTAATACCTTATATTAAATAGCTTAGATAATTTTTGATAAATATCTTCTTCAAAATCATTGGGTTTAACAGTGATAGCTCTTGAAAATGTTCCCTTGTCAAACTTGGTATTATATTCGTTTTCCATCGCCTCAATAATAGTGGTGTCTTGAAAATCCGGATTAATAATATGATTGTCCTTTAAGAATCGGTGGATTCTGATGAAAGAAGATTTCTGATCTACGATTAGGTTGTGATTTTCATCGATGAACTTTTTGTCTTTCAAAAAATCAATGAAAATTTTAGAACTGTTTTCACCTATCATAATATCCGACAGGCGAATTTCTCTTTTTGTTTTACTTTCTAAAGCAAAATATAGAAAAAGGGTAGTTTCAGCACCACTTAGAAAATTCCCCTGTAACTTCATTAGGTTACTTGAAGTTATTAAGCAGGTGGATTCTTTTCGATATTCATCTAAACAATAATTGATTTTCTCCTCAAAATTGTGATTTCTTGATATATCGATGTCTTTGAAGTGAGAGCTGAAAAAATTCTCCAACTTTTCATACTGTATCAAAAACTCGTTTTTCATTTTCTCAGTAAGAATAATTTTGCTGGCTTTCTTTTTGGCTTTGTCGATTCTTTTTGACAACATCTTTTGAATGTTTTCTCCCCTGATCCGATAATAGACCATCATAGGATAGCTTACAAATTCTTCCCAAAAGTTCCAACGTCCGTATAATTTCTTCTGATCCATAATTTCATTGATTATTAATAAAAACCAACTTCTCGCAGAACCAGTTTCTAATTACCTTTCCATTTTTAAATTTTGAAGTCCTAATTGCGTACCTGCAAAATTATCTTTGTGTAGAGATTTTTGTATTATAACGCCCTTTCAAAATAATAAATTTATGTGTATTGAAGCTAAATTGTTAAAACTAAATTTTTATATATTCAAAATTAATATATAAATTTATAAAACATATCACATAATATATGAGCTATCCAAAAGAAGTTTTAAAAGAAGCTTTAGAAAATTTTTTAGTCGAAAGATTAAAAGAGTATGATTTTAATTTCAATGCAAAAAGTTTAAAATTTGTAAGAGAATTTGATGAAATAAAAAATGAGATATATTTTCCTGCCGCCAAATTTAATTATGCAAATGAAATTATTCAATTTGATTGTTATTTTGACATTGAAAGCTCTAAATTTAAAAGGTGGCACAAAAAGAATTTTCCTGATTTAAGTGTATCATATTACTTAAATCCAGAGAACCATTACAGCAAAAAATTTAATAGGGAGTTATACGCTGCGTATTATGATTTTAAAAAATATGATCATCAAAAGATAATGGATGTAATTTTTGAGAATTTCGTCAAGTGCAAAAATCCATATTTTCTTGATAATAATACTTGGGAAAAGATTGCAAAAAATAGTGTTGCCGAAGATAAAATCAACGCATTAATTATGTGCGGAAAATATAATGAAGCTTTCGAATTATGTTCGGATAAGATAGAAAAATATCAAAAATATATGGAATCCGATGATTACAAAAATGAATCAAATCCAAATCTAATAGAACATTATCAATATCATTTAAATCGATTAGCAGCAAAAGGAGATTACTTAAAAGAATATATCAAGATTGATTTGTAAAATAAGATTTAGGGATTCCTAATTGATTATTTCAATTCCTTAATTTCTTTATAGAATATATCTTTCTTATACTCAAAATAGCTTACTTAAAAACTTCGTTCATATAATTAACTTTATCGTCTTCACTTGGTCTGTAATACGCATTGAAGACCTCTAAACTAGTATGTCCTGTGTAGCTCATAATTACTTTGTCAGGAACTCTCTTATTTTTCATTATAGTGATAAAGCTTCTTCTTGCAGTATGTGAGGAAATTCTTTCCCAAAACTCAGACTTTACGTCTACTAATTCATCACCATATTTCATAGTTTTCTTTATCTCATCAGTAAATTTCAGCTCTTTAAAGACCTCCTTAATAAATTCATTCATCTTTTGATTCGTAATAGTTGGTAAATCATAATCATACTTTTCAAGAATTGATTTAGAAATAGTATTAATTGGAATTGAAAGATTCTTAGTTTTACTTTTTAAATCAATAACCCTAATAAAGTCCCTTGAATATCCTGTTTTGAAATACGATTGTAATTTCCAAAGCGCATTCCAGTTACACATCCAAAAACAAACAAATCTCTAACTCTTTCAAGTCTTTTATTTGTACTGAAATCATATTGATAAATTTGTTCCACCTGCTCGTAGTTTAGAGCTATCTCGTCTGTTCGGAATTTGGGAGGTTTCTTGAAATTGATAAAACCATTGTTGTAGGTGTATTTCTTACTCAAAGTCCAATAAAAAAAAGTTTTTAATAATCCCACGTTTCTATGGACAGTATTAGCGGAATGGTCTTTTTCTTCGATACAATATTTGAGAAATTTATTATAGATCTTTTCATCAAAATTACCTAAACTTAATTTTAATTTGTATTCCTCTTGGAAATTCTCTAACAATTTTTTGTTATAATCATATCTGCTTTTAGTTGATTTAGATATTCCCTTTCCAGAATAATCATTTTCTTTTTCCTGAACAAATTCATCATATATCCTGAAAAAATCGTCTTTTCTTTTGATCTTTTTAAATTCTTCGTCAAATCGCTGTCTTATAATATCAATCGTTATCTCTTCGCCAATGTTTTTGTAACGATTGACAATCTCGGTGAAAAAACCGATGTATCTGTCAAGTTGTTTTTTTATACTTCTATGGCTCTCGGCTCTTTTTGTTCTTCCGTTTAGATCGTTGGGTTGCCGGTTATCGAAATCCCATTCTTCAGGTTTAATTTTTTCTCCAGTAGAATAGATAAAATTCTTATTTTCATTTCCAAAATAAGAACGGAAGTAAATTAGTGTTTCCTTTTCGCCGTTGGGTTCTTTAAGTTTGAAGGTAGAATTCATAAGGTGCTAAATTAGGTGCTAATACTTTCATAATTGAACATAAAAACAACTTGTTTTTATTAATACAAATATATTTAAAATATTGATAAATAGAATACTTATACAAAATTAGATATGTTAATTTTAACAAGGTTCGTTTCCCTCTCTCTCCGCTGGTAGAGATACTAAAATAAGCTAAAACGCTGTAAACATTGATGTTTACAGCGTTTTTTATTTTTACGCTAGAATCAAAAAAAATCAAAATAGGTCACGATTTATATGTCCTATTTCGTGTCCCATTCAAAAAATCACCAAAAGGGGTCACGAAAAATCAAGGAAAACCCGACCAATAGGCAGTCCAACGATTGAACATCTTGCAAAAAGTGGTAACGAAAAGTAAATTATTAAACAATTAAAGTTATCACACAATGAACAAAACAAGGGATGGCAAAGCCATCCCTTGTAAACTATTCTTTACAGTGCTTATTCTAAGCAGATTTCCTTTCCTCTTCAAATTAACCTCCAACTATTTCAACGATAGGATCCGGCACTGTATCGCAGGTTGTTTTATCTGGTGCATGAAAACGGCTGCTTTCATATTACATATTTGTTTATTTATATTTGATGTTCTAAGCAGGATTATTTCTCTCTTTTTCAAGTTCCCAAACTCTATGATTAGCTACAGCTTTAATAAATGCAGTAGCAGGATCTTTAATCTCAGAGGTGATAATTGCAGGATCATCATGTTTTTTATCACTCACATGACTTGCTTTATAGATTGCGTCTGTTTCTTTTCCAAAATAGATTGCTTTGCAATGTTTATAGGCTTCGTTGACAAATAATAAGGTTCCGGGTTTGTTATCTTCATTCATTAAATTATCTGAAGATTGTTTTCCACTGCACAAGTAAAGTGCATCAAAGCAAACACTTGCTGTACTCGTCAAAGAATGTTTGGGTTCAAAAATAGTTCCGTCATCAGCTTTTACAGATGCTAAACTTCCTGCAATAATCTGTACTACAGCTCCTTCTTTTTCCAGCTTAGATTGTAGGGAATTTACATCGGCAGCTTTTACTCCGTTTTCCATAATAAAACCAACAATGCGGCTCTCAATAGTATTTTTAACGGTATTGGCCATGCTTAAGGCTTCTGAACTATTTGTCATAGGCTCTTTTTCCGGGCTTTGTAATGTCGCAGGATCAGCATCTGCAGGAATACTTCCATTCGGTTGTTTTAACTGAATCACTTTTACTCCTATTTTCTTCGCAACTTTTGAAGCCAAATCTTGATTAATGAATGCAAGCTGTCCTACAACTCTTTCTCTGATAGCAGGAATTGTTACTTTAGAAAGTTCAAAAATTAGCGCATTCTCTATATGTTGTTTTTCAGGAGCAGACTGGCTATTAAAGAACAATTTTGCCTGTGAATAATGATCTACAAAACTTTCACTTCTTGCACGGATTTTTTTACTGTCAACTCTTTCATTGTGAGAAGTAAAACCACCCTCTTTCATCATCGCCTGAAAAGGACATCCGCCACCAATAGAATTGGGCTCGTAACTAACTTTTCCTTTTACAATTTGCTGACGCATATGTCCGTCGCGCTGATTATTATGAACTTCATTTAAAGAACGGTTAATAGGAATCTCATGGAAATTAGGAGATCCTAAACGTGATAACTGAGTGTCGGTGTAAGAGAATAATCTTCCCTGTAACAACGGATCATTGGTAAAATCAATACCGGGAACCAAATGTCCAGGTGAAATGCAATTTGCTCTGTTTCAGCAAAAAAATTATCAGGATTTCTATTCAATGTTAAAGTGCCTACAATCTGAACAGGAACTTCCTCTTCCGGGATTAGCTTGGTTGGATCAAGCAGATCAAAATCAAATTTATATTCATCTTCTTCAGGTATGATTTGCACTCCGAAATCCCATTCAGGGAATGCGCCGTTTTCTATGGCTTCCCAAAGATCTCTTCTGTGAAAATCTGAGTCTTTACCCGAAATTTTTGTTGCTTCATCCCAAGCTACGGAATGTACACCGAGTTTTGGTTTAAAGTGAAATTTTACAAAATGAACAGTTCCTTCACTATTAATGAATTTAAAAGTATGAACTCCAAATCCTTCCATCATTCTAAGACTTCTCGGAATGGCTCTGTCACTCATTGCCCACATAATCATGTGCATGCTTTCGGGCATTAAAGAAATAAAATCCCAAAAAGTATCATGCGCAGATGCAGCTTGTGGAATCGCATTATCCGGTTCAGGTTTTACTGCATGAATCAGATCAGGGAATTTCATAGCATCCTGAATGAAGAAGACAGGAATGTTATTACCTACAAGATCATAATTGCCTTCTTCTGTATAAAATTTAATCGCAAAACCTCGCACATCACGAGCAAGATCAGTACTTCCTGCGCTTCCGGCAACTGTAGAAAAACGTACGAAAACAGGTGTTTCTTTACCTTCTTCTGTTAAAAATTTTGCTTTTGTATATTTTTGTAAACTTTTATTAAGTTTAAAAACACCGTGAGCTCCCGAACCTCTTGCATGAACAATACGTTCAGGTATTCTTTCATGATCAAAATGAGTAATTTTTTCACGAAGGATAAAATCTTCCAATAATGTTCCGCCCCGTTCCCCGTCTTTTAAAGAATCCTGATTATTGTTGATCTTTAATCCTTGATTGGTTGTGAGTTTTTCATTTAAATTATCTGTTGTGTGGTCTTTTAGTTGATCTAATTTTTCACTTTTTTGGTTGTTCTTTTCCATATTTATATTGTAATTATAGTGGTTAAATTATGTATAGTAAGCGTAAATTTGAACTTCTATATTTTAAAATTTTAATTAAAAAATTATACCATTTATTTCAGTTTTAAGCATTAATATAAAAATTAATAAAGGCAGAAAAACATGAGATTTTTATAAAGAAAATGTGTAGCGTTGTAAAAGTAATATTAGAATGTTTGTTAATTGCAGATTCAATATTAATCATAAAAAAATTGATGATAATATTGAAACGAATACATTATTTGCAAAAGTTCCGTCTGAAATAAAATTGTTTTGGTTTATTTTTTTCGTAGGAGAAAATAATATCATTAGCATCTGAAAACAGAGCTTTAAGAATGTGGGGCTTCATAAAATGATTTAGTGATGTTTTTGGTTAAACCAAATATAACCTAATAATTTGCAATCAATTATGACCTTGGTCATATTGACGTTTTGAGTAAAAGATACTTGTCAAATTCTTTATTTTTCTAAATTATAATATGTTATTTAAAATCAACGAGTCCATCTGTAAGGCATTTCCACTGGATTTTAGAAAACCCCAACATCCCTCCGATTGCAATTGCAATATTTCTGATGCAATTTAAAAATCCTGATTTCAGGTTAGGATATTCATTCCTTCCATAAATTCCTGCTTTTAAAATATTTCCCTGTTTCGAAATCAAAAATGTAGATGTGGCTGCATTAGAATAAAAATGAGCTATCTTTCGGCTGTTTTCTTTAACGGGATCTTTTGATGGTCTACACTGAATCATTAGTCTATCAGGAATATTTGTATCTATCATCATAATTTGAACCCAATCATAAGATCTCCCCTCTTTTCCACCCGGTCCGGGAATATCGATTCTTATATAATCTCCAATTTGTGGAAAACGGTCTACTATTGTTCCCGAAGAATTACATAATTTAAAATCTGCAGAACTTTCGTTACAATATTTTCGCCAATGATTAATAGAAAAAAAACGCTGTTTCAAAGTATCATATTTAAAATCTAATTCTTTGGAATTTCTCACTTCAACAAAGCTTTCAGTGTCATGAAAACTTCCTTTAAAATGCTGAGGAACTCCGGGTATGTTTTTGGGTTTCATTCTAATGAGTTTAAAATGGATTAACGAGTTTCGTCATGAGCTATATCTACAGGTTTAAATCTCTATTTTCGTTAAAAATTTATTGGCAAATTCCTCTTTGGAGAAATGCTGTTCGCTTATTATTAATTTCTAAACAAAAAATTCGCTGATGATTAGGGGATATTTATACGATTAACCCAATATCTTTATCTTTAAACTAACAGTATTTTAATACTTTCTCATTAGCATCTGATAAATTTTTCAACTTTTCTTTCGAGATTTTCAAGTTCGAAGGGTTTTGCAATATAATCATCGGCCTGTGCTTTCTTAGCTAAAAAGCTGATATCGCTGTTTGCACTGATGTAAATGACAGGTATATCTTTAAACTTATCATGATTCCTTAATAATCTTACGGCTTCTATTCCGCCAATATCAGGAATCCAGTTATCCATTAAAATCAAATGAGGTCTGAATTTGTTAACCCGTTCGATGATATCGTGTGATGTTTCAGAAACTTCTACACAATATCCATTTTCGCAAAAAATGATGGTGAAAACATCTAAGATAGATTTATCATCATCAAAAATTAAGATTCTCTTGGTATCCATACGTTTTTTGTGATTGATTATTCATCAAATATAAGAGTAAAAAATACTGAGTTCTTATGACTACAGTAATAGTGCTGAAAAATATCTTTACTTTATAAAATATTACTGCCAAAAGATCCTAAAAAGATTATTTTTTAGGATCTGATGAAATTGATATTGTTCACTATTTTTATTTTTAATCATTTGAAAATAATGAACATCAACAATTAATTTTTTAGCTCGTTTAAATTATTAAACTTATTGTAGGATGATTTTAAATGATGAAGCTGATCGCTTACAACTCTTGAACTTTCAGGGCAAAGATCTCCGCTGTCTAAAGCATCCTGATATGCATCAATTGCTGCTTCTTCGCCAAAA
Above is a genomic segment from Chryseobacterium mulctrae containing:
- a CDS encoding energy transducer TonB; this translates as MKQIITILFLTFSVTLFSQDLKTFEGNYKEGTAKYNFYKGKENNIILEGKFEYFKAKNQSEIGQHTQNLKVGTWKYHFENDGYKIEFYGNYTNDLKNGIWIFKFLENGISESYSLEFQDDILVGEVNWSGLKGEFDTKGRFIGIWEVKNDNDKYDATFNDNILIMLEKRTLNNILLSVYRPDTYSTDFTKLSFGDNPIIRKEYNLDWNFRLMSGEFNLDKIYDINRVTLDGISETYLEREIFFNAFFESITDKLNDKIFDYTNWTYFKLIELKNNPDFLYLNTQTIKPKKEAIHNNFNLDNLLVDEKPVFKDGNSNFIPFIKDNYFNFDEVSGNAVIEFLIDTQGNINILNVKTTGNFSEKEIRRVLNLSPKWTPAKKEGKPIDVKIVLPINVNRN
- a CDS encoding tyrosine-type recombinase/integrase; the protein is MNEFIKEVFKELKFTDEIKKTMKYGDELVDVKSEFWERISSHTARRSFITIMKNKRVPDKVIMSYTGHTSLEVFNAYYRPSEDDKVNYMNEVFK
- a CDS encoding phage integrase SAM-like domain-containing protein — its product is MNSTFKLKEPNGEKETLIYFRSYFGNENKNFIYSTGEKIKPEEWDFDNRQPNDLNGRTKRAESHRSIKKQLDRYIGFFTEIVNRYKNIGEEITIDIIRQRFDEEFKKIKRKDDFFRIYDEFVQEKENDYSGKGISKSTKSRYDYNKKLLENFQEEYKLKLSLGNFDEKIYNKFLKYCIEEKDHSANTVHRNVGLLKTFFYWTLSKKYTYNNGFINFKKPPKFRTDEIALNYEQVEQIYQYDFSTNKRLERVRDLFVFGCVTGMRFGNYNRISKQDIQGTLLGLLI
- a CDS encoding response regulator; protein product: MDTKRILIFDDDKSILDVFTIIFCENGYCVEVSETSHDIIERVNKFRPHLILMDNWIPDIGGIEAVRLLRNHDKFKDIPVIYISANSDISFLAKKAQADDYIAKPFELENLERKVEKFIRC